The following are encoded together in the Corynebacterium jeikeium genome:
- the glnA gene encoding type I glutamate--ammonia ligase, whose translation MSFKTAEEVAKYIKDNDVEFVDVRFTDVPGIEQHFSIPASEFDEDAMEEGLAFDGSSIRGFTTIEESDMNLLPDLATAKIDPFRKAKTLNVKFFVHDPFTREPFSRDPRNVARKAEQYLASTGIADTCFFGAEAEFYLFDSVRYEAETNRAFYELDSVEGWWNRGAEVNPDGSTNLGYKTRMKGGYFPVAPYDHYQDLRDDMSRNLANAGFKLERAHHEVGTGGQQEINYQFNTLLHAADDLQSFKYIIKNTAWQAGKSATFMPKPLAGDNGSGMHAHQSLWKDGEPLFYDESGYAGLSDIARYYIGGILKHAGAVLAFTNPTLNSYHRLVPGFEAPINLVYSQRNRSAAVRIPITGSNAKAKRIEFRAPDPSGNPYFGFAAMMLAGLDGVKNRIEPHAPVDKDLYELPPEEAKDIPQAPTSLEASLKALEEDNEFLTEGGVFTDDLIDTYIAYKYDNEIAPVRLRPTPQEFEMYYDC comes from the coding sequence GTGTCATTCAAGACCGCAGAAGAAGTTGCCAAGTACATCAAGGACAATGACGTCGAGTTCGTCGACGTACGCTTCACCGATGTGCCCGGAATCGAGCAGCACTTCAGCATCCCGGCTTCGGAATTCGATGAGGATGCCATGGAGGAGGGCCTGGCTTTCGACGGCTCTTCTATCCGTGGCTTTACCACCATCGAAGAGTCGGATATGAACCTGCTGCCGGACCTGGCGACCGCCAAGATCGATCCGTTCCGCAAGGCCAAGACGCTGAACGTGAAGTTCTTCGTTCACGATCCGTTCACCCGCGAGCCGTTCTCCCGCGACCCGCGTAACGTTGCCCGCAAGGCGGAGCAGTATCTGGCCTCCACGGGCATTGCGGATACCTGCTTCTTCGGCGCGGAGGCAGAGTTCTACCTCTTCGACTCCGTCCGCTACGAGGCGGAGACCAACCGCGCTTTCTACGAGCTGGATTCCGTCGAGGGCTGGTGGAACCGTGGCGCAGAGGTCAACCCGGACGGCTCCACCAACCTGGGCTACAAGACCCGCATGAAGGGCGGCTACTTCCCCGTCGCACCGTACGATCACTACCAGGACCTGCGCGACGATATGTCCCGCAACCTGGCAAACGCTGGCTTCAAGCTGGAGCGCGCGCACCACGAGGTGGGCACCGGTGGCCAGCAGGAGATCAACTACCAGTTCAATACCCTGCTGCACGCGGCGGATGACCTGCAGTCCTTCAAGTACATCATCAAGAACACCGCTTGGCAGGCCGGCAAGTCCGCGACCTTCATGCCGAAGCCGCTGGCTGGCGACAACGGTTCGGGCATGCACGCCCACCAGTCGCTGTGGAAGGACGGCGAACCGCTGTTCTACGATGAGTCCGGCTACGCTGGCCTGTCCGACATCGCCCGCTACTACATCGGCGGCATCCTGAAGCACGCTGGCGCTGTGCTGGCCTTCACGAACCCGACGCTGAACTCCTACCACCGTCTGGTCCCGGGCTTCGAGGCTCCGATCAACCTGGTGTACTCGCAGCGTAACCGCTCTGCAGCGGTGCGCATCCCGATCACGGGCTCCAACGCGAAGGCAAAGCGCATCGAGTTCCGCGCTCCGGACCCGAGTGGTAACCCGTACTTCGGCTTCGCCGCCATGATGCTGGCGGGCCTGGATGGTGTGAAGAACCGCATCGAGCCGCACGCTCCGGTCGACAAGGACCTGTACGAGCTGCCGCCGGAGGAGGCTAAGGACATCCCGCAGGCTCCGACCAGCCTGGAGGCTTCCCTGAAGGCTCTGGAGGAGGACAACGAGTTCCTGACCGAGGGCGGCGTGTTCACCGACGACCTGATCGATACCTACATCGCCTACAAGTACGACAACGAGATCGCACCGGTTCGCCTGCGCCCGACGCCGCAGGAGTTCGAGATGTACTACGACTGCTAG
- a CDS encoding leucyl aminopeptidase, with protein MTATNSSSPIAGLPSRGFVPQMSLVHTDSTLENSGTVTPSVIDTLVIPVFEGEAGLELTGAPIDALTAEQQLEMWKLLISVGAKGTAGEVTVVPNLSAERRSEVVSTGNLSAQVQESTVDPETAEELVEAGAGSTGPEKILAIGMGPADEVSAEDVRVAAGVASRSIKKPEQKEGEPRGARVVSALGLLGAEAALVGHALGAYEYRGLKTAEHTPAIESIEVLTGEDPADTLEHAQATIRAVALARDLVNTPSNVLYPESYAGIIAEAAKHTNVSVEVLDEAALEEQGFGGILGVGQGSARGPRLVRLDYNPDKIAEDSPRVALVGKGITFDTGGISLKPPAKMWNMISDMGGSAAVVAAVIAAAELNIPVRVTATVPLAENMPGGEATRPGDVLRHYGGTTTEVLNTDAEGRLVLADAIVRACEDNPDYLIETATLTGAQMVALGDRTPGIMGSMDFRDRVAMISQRVGDAGWPMPLPAELGEALKSDVADIKNISGNRWGGMSVAGHYLKNFVAEGVQWVHIDVAGPAYNDGAAYGYTPKRATGSPVRTIIAALEDIALKG; from the coding sequence ATGACCGCCACCAACTCTTCCTCCCCCATCGCCGGCCTGCCGTCCCGCGGTTTCGTCCCGCAGATGTCGCTGGTACACACCGATTCCACGCTCGAGAACAGCGGCACTGTTACCCCGTCGGTCATCGACACGCTGGTCATCCCGGTCTTTGAAGGTGAGGCCGGACTGGAGCTCACTGGCGCTCCTATCGACGCCCTCACGGCCGAACAGCAATTGGAAATGTGGAAGCTACTTATTTCCGTTGGCGCGAAGGGCACCGCTGGTGAGGTGACGGTGGTCCCCAACCTCTCGGCCGAGCGTCGCAGCGAAGTCGTCTCCACCGGCAACCTCTCCGCCCAGGTACAGGAATCCACCGTGGATCCGGAGACTGCAGAGGAGCTTGTCGAGGCCGGCGCTGGGTCCACAGGCCCGGAGAAGATTCTGGCAATCGGTATGGGGCCGGCCGATGAGGTGTCTGCGGAGGACGTCCGCGTGGCCGCAGGCGTGGCGTCACGAAGCATCAAGAAGCCAGAACAGAAAGAGGGCGAGCCGCGCGGCGCGCGAGTGGTGAGCGCCCTGGGCCTGCTGGGCGCAGAGGCCGCCCTGGTCGGCCACGCGCTAGGCGCCTACGAGTACCGCGGGCTGAAGACGGCCGAGCATACGCCGGCGATCGAGTCGATTGAGGTGCTGACCGGGGAGGATCCGGCAGACACCCTGGAGCATGCGCAGGCCACCATCCGGGCGGTCGCACTGGCGCGTGACCTGGTGAACACTCCGTCGAACGTGCTATACCCGGAGAGCTACGCGGGCATCATCGCGGAGGCTGCGAAGCACACGAACGTATCGGTGGAGGTCCTGGACGAGGCCGCGCTGGAGGAGCAGGGCTTCGGCGGCATTCTAGGCGTTGGCCAAGGCTCGGCGCGTGGGCCGCGTCTGGTACGCCTGGACTACAACCCGGACAAGATCGCCGAGGATTCCCCGCGCGTGGCGCTGGTCGGCAAGGGCATCACGTTCGATACCGGCGGTATTTCCCTGAAGCCACCGGCGAAGATGTGGAACATGATCTCCGACATGGGTGGTTCCGCGGCCGTCGTTGCAGCGGTAATCGCCGCAGCTGAGCTGAACATTCCCGTGCGTGTGACGGCCACCGTCCCACTTGCGGAAAACATGCCCGGCGGAGAGGCCACCCGCCCCGGCGACGTGTTGCGCCACTACGGCGGCACCACCACCGAGGTGTTGAACACCGACGCGGAGGGGCGCCTGGTGCTGGCCGATGCCATCGTCCGCGCCTGCGAGGACAACCCGGACTACTTGATCGAAACCGCTACCCTGACCGGCGCGCAGATGGTGGCGCTTGGCGACCGCACGCCGGGCATCATGGGCTCGATGGATTTCCGCGACCGCGTGGCGATGATCTCCCAGCGCGTGGGCGATGCCGGCTGGCCGATGCCGCTGCCCGCGGAGCTGGGCGAGGCGCTGAAGTCGGACGTGGCCGACATCAAGAACATCTCCGGCAATCGCTGGGGTGGCATGTCCGTGGCGGGCCACTACCTGAAGAACTTCGTGGCCGAGGGCGTGCAGTGGGTGCACATTGACGTTGCAGGCCCGGCCTACAACGACGGTGCGGCGTACGGCTACACCCCGAAGCGGGCAACCGGCTCGCCGGTGCGCACGATCATCGCCGCACTGGAGGACATTGCACTGAAGGGCTAG
- a CDS encoding RDD family protein, with product MSESRSWLEGPLVPGENEDLADLSPYPGARLGLPKDGPGSLSPLFPRLGALLIDWLACYALAWFVTSTTDALGDSATAAMIFFIIWRILTVWLFAQSPGHAIVGIGVARIDKPDERVGLWRSVVRTLLTVFLFPPIIQDTDGRGMHDRATGTAVIRSR from the coding sequence ATGAGTGAATCGCGTAGCTGGCTTGAAGGCCCCCTTGTACCAGGCGAAAACGAAGACCTCGCCGACCTCAGTCCATACCCCGGCGCCCGCTTGGGGTTGCCCAAAGACGGCCCGGGCTCACTGTCCCCCTTGTTCCCCCGGCTGGGTGCACTGCTGATCGACTGGCTGGCCTGCTACGCCCTGGCCTGGTTCGTCACTTCCACGACGGACGCGCTGGGCGATTCTGCCACCGCCGCGATGATCTTCTTCATCATCTGGCGCATCCTGACCGTCTGGCTGTTCGCCCAATCCCCAGGGCATGCCATCGTGGGCATCGGCGTGGCGCGCATCGACAAGCCCGACGAGCGCGTGGGTCTGTGGCGCTCGGTCGTCCGCACGCTGCTGACGGTCTTCCTCTTCCCCCCAATTATTCAAGACACTGACGGCCGCGGAATGCACGATCGCGCCACCGGCACGGCCGTTATCCGCAGCCGCTAA
- a CDS encoding DUF4191 domain-containing protein yields MAKDKKDVRVKEEKKAAKAAKKEQRKQTRSQLWQAFKLQKGRDKKLIPYMVLAFLIPVVLLLLLSLVFGWWWLNLIVGIIIGAMAAMWVFSRRLQSGVYDQIEGEAGAAAWALSNMRDGVGMKWITENGVASNTHMDAVHRVVGTPGIVLVGEGAPHRLKPMMAQERKKLARIVGKTPIYDVIVGDGEGQVPMKKLQNHLMRLPRNIKKNEVDALNSKVESISRLSNPNNNMPKGPMPKGAKMSGMNRRARRAAQRGKK; encoded by the coding sequence ATGGCGAAGGACAAAAAGGACGTAAGGGTCAAGGAAGAAAAGAAGGCCGCAAAGGCAGCGAAGAAGGAGCAGCGCAAGCAGACGCGCTCCCAGCTGTGGCAGGCCTTCAAGCTGCAGAAGGGCCGGGATAAGAAGCTTATCCCGTACATGGTTCTGGCTTTCCTGATTCCCGTTGTGCTGTTGCTGCTGCTCAGCCTGGTTTTCGGCTGGTGGTGGCTGAACCTGATCGTGGGCATCATCATCGGCGCAATGGCGGCGATGTGGGTATTCTCCCGCCGCTTGCAGTCCGGCGTGTATGACCAGATTGAGGGCGAGGCCGGAGCCGCCGCATGGGCTTTGTCCAACATGCGTGATGGCGTAGGCATGAAGTGGATTACGGAGAACGGCGTGGCGTCCAACACCCACATGGACGCAGTGCACCGCGTGGTAGGCACCCCCGGCATTGTGCTGGTCGGCGAGGGCGCACCGCACCGCTTGAAGCCGATGATGGCGCAGGAACGCAAGAAGCTCGCGCGCATCGTGGGCAAGACCCCGATCTACGACGTGATCGTCGGCGACGGCGAGGGCCAGGTGCCGATGAAGAAGCTGCAGAACCACCTGATGCGCCTACCGCGCAACATCAAGAAGAATGAGGTGGACGCCCTTAACTCCAAGGTCGAGTCGATCTCGCGGCTAAGCAACCCGAACAACAACATGCCGAAGGGTCCGATGCCGAAGGGCGCGAAGATGTCGGGCATGAACCGCCGCGCCCGCCGTGCGGCACAGCGCGGAAAGAAGTAA
- the lipA gene encoding lipoyl synthase, with protein MSVTADGRRMLRIEAKNAETPIESKPRWIRTTAKVGPEYRDIKNRVKGAGLHTVCQEAGCPNINECWEDREATFLIGGDTCSRRCDFCQIKSGRPSPLDMDEPRRVAENVREMGLRYATITGVTRDDLDDEGAWLYAEVVKKIHELNPNTGVENLTPDFSNRPELLKVVFDSQPEVFAHNLETVPRIFKRIRPAFKYDRSLEVIQAAHDYGLVTKSNLILGMGEKKEEVRAAIKDLADAGTDILTITQYLRPSSMHHPIERWVKPEEFMEHSDAAYELGIKAVMSGPLVRSSYRAGRLYAQAKQARGEAIPENLKHLEETLDSTTSQEASTLLERYGASEDTPVTASRR; from the coding sequence ATGAGTGTGACCGCAGATGGACGCCGGATGCTACGCATCGAGGCGAAGAATGCCGAAACCCCCATCGAGTCGAAGCCTCGGTGGATCCGCACGACCGCGAAGGTCGGCCCGGAGTATCGGGATATTAAGAATCGCGTGAAGGGCGCTGGCCTGCACACCGTGTGCCAAGAGGCTGGCTGCCCGAATATCAACGAGTGCTGGGAGGACCGCGAGGCGACGTTCCTCATCGGCGGTGATACGTGTTCCCGCCGTTGCGACTTCTGCCAGATTAAGTCCGGCCGCCCGTCCCCGCTGGATATGGACGAGCCGCGCCGCGTGGCGGAGAATGTCCGCGAGATGGGTCTGCGCTACGCCACCATCACCGGCGTGACGCGCGACGACCTGGATGATGAGGGCGCGTGGCTGTACGCCGAGGTTGTGAAGAAGATTCACGAGCTGAACCCGAACACGGGTGTGGAAAATCTGACGCCCGATTTTTCCAACCGCCCGGAGCTGCTGAAGGTCGTCTTCGATTCCCAGCCGGAGGTGTTTGCCCACAACCTGGAGACGGTTCCGCGCATCTTTAAGCGCATCCGCCCGGCCTTCAAGTACGACCGTTCCCTGGAGGTCATTCAGGCGGCACACGATTACGGCCTGGTGACGAAGTCCAACCTGATCCTGGGCATGGGTGAGAAGAAGGAAGAGGTCCGCGCGGCTATCAAGGACCTGGCAGACGCCGGCACCGACATTCTGACGATTACCCAGTACCTGCGCCCGTCCTCCATGCATCACCCGATTGAGCGTTGGGTGAAGCCGGAGGAGTTCATGGAGCACTCCGACGCAGCCTACGAGTTGGGCATCAAGGCTGTTATGTCCGGCCCGTTGGTGCGTTCCTCTTACCGCGCCGGCCGCCTGTACGCGCAGGCCAAGCAGGCGCGCGGCGAGGCTATTCCGGAGAACCTGAAGCACTTGGAGGAGACTCTCGATTCCACCACGTCGCAGGAGGCCTCTACACTGCTGGAGCGCTACGGCGCTTCGGAGGACACGCCGGTCACTGCGTCGCGCCGCTAG
- the sucB gene encoding 2-oxoglutarate dehydrogenase, E2 component, dihydrolipoamide succinyltransferase has protein sequence MAYSVEMPELGESVTEGTVTQWLKKVGDKVSVDEPLLEVSTDKVDTEIPSPASGVLLKIIAEEDDTVDVGAVIAEIGEEGEEPSGSDADSSSDDDSSDATEESSESGSESSDNSGAESGSGSASGEAEDVTMPELGESVTEGTITQWLKKVGDKVEVDEPLLEVSTDKVDTEIPSPVAGTLVEILANEDDTVDVGAVIARIGDEGAAKSGSSDSSDSSDSSSSKADESESKESSEPSDSSSAESSDNSGSGSGEAEDVTMPELGESVTEGTITQWLKKVGDKVEVDEPLLEVSTEKVDTEIPSPVAGTLVEILANEDDTVDVGAVIARIGDEGAAKSGSSNSDSGSSKADESASEDKAEKSEDKAEPKAEEKKAEAKQAEEKAEAKTEAKSSKPAAKQSKPAEGNLPYVTPLVRKLADKHGVDLSSVEGTGVGGRIRKQDILAAAEGTSASSSSAKSASPAGPRASSYKVDPAKQELRGTTKKVSRIREITAKTTLDSLHAAAQLTQVHEVDMTRVAELRKANKQAFADKHGVNLTYLPFFAKAAVEALISHPNVNASYNAETKEMTYHEQVNLGIAVDTEAGLLSPVIHNAQDMSLPELAQAIVDIADRARNKKLKPNDLSGGTFTITNIGSEGALTDTPILVPPQAAMIGTGAIVKRPVVLSEDEGEAIAIRQMVFLPMTYDHQVIDGADAGRFMSTLRDRLENSDFTEDLEL, from the coding sequence ATGGCGTACTCCGTCGAAATGCCCGAACTGGGCGAGTCCGTAACCGAGGGCACCGTTACTCAGTGGCTGAAGAAGGTCGGAGACAAGGTCTCCGTCGACGAACCGTTGCTGGAGGTATCGACCGACAAGGTTGATACGGAGATCCCGTCCCCCGCAAGTGGTGTGCTGCTGAAGATCATCGCTGAGGAAGACGACACTGTGGACGTCGGCGCAGTCATCGCCGAGATCGGTGAGGAGGGCGAAGAGCCTTCTGGTTCTGACGCCGACAGCTCCAGCGACGACGATTCCAGCGACGCTACCGAGGAGTCCAGCGAGTCCGGCTCTGAGTCTTCCGACAACTCTGGCGCTGAGTCTGGTTCCGGCTCCGCCTCCGGTGAGGCCGAGGACGTTACCATGCCGGAGCTCGGCGAGTCCGTCACCGAGGGCACCATCACCCAGTGGCTGAAGAAGGTCGGCGACAAGGTTGAGGTCGACGAGCCGCTGCTCGAGGTCTCCACCGACAAGGTCGACACCGAGATCCCGTCCCCGGTCGCCGGCACCCTGGTGGAGATCCTGGCCAACGAGGATGACACCGTAGACGTCGGCGCAGTCATCGCCCGCATCGGCGACGAGGGCGCCGCCAAGTCCGGATCCTCTGACTCCTCCGATTCTTCCGACTCCAGCTCCTCCAAGGCCGATGAGTCTGAGTCCAAGGAGTCCTCCGAGCCCAGCGATTCCAGCTCCGCCGAGTCCTCTGATAACTCTGGCTCTGGTTCCGGCGAGGCCGAGGACGTCACCATGCCGGAACTCGGCGAGTCCGTCACCGAGGGCACCATCACCCAGTGGCTGAAGAAGGTCGGCGACAAAGTTGAGGTCGACGAGCCGCTGCTCGAGGTCTCCACCGAAAAGGTCGACACCGAGATCCCGTCCCCGGTCGCCGGCACCCTGGTGGAGATCCTGGCCAACGAGGATGACACCGTAGACGTCGGCGCAGTCATCGCCCGCATCGGCGACGAGGGCGCCGCCAAGTCCGGCTCCTCTAACTCCGACTCCGGTTCCTCCAAGGCCGACGAGTCCGCCTCCGAGGACAAGGCTGAGAAGTCCGAGGACAAGGCCGAGCCGAAGGCGGAGGAAAAGAAGGCTGAGGCTAAGCAGGCCGAAGAGAAGGCCGAGGCCAAGACTGAAGCCAAGTCCTCCAAGCCTGCTGCAAAGCAGTCGAAGCCCGCCGAGGGCAACCTCCCCTACGTCACTCCGCTGGTACGCAAGCTGGCTGATAAGCATGGCGTCGATCTGTCGAGCGTCGAGGGAACCGGCGTCGGCGGCCGTATCCGCAAGCAGGACATCCTGGCCGCAGCAGAAGGCACCTCCGCTTCCAGCTCCTCCGCGAAGTCCGCTTCCCCGGCTGGCCCGCGCGCTTCCTCCTACAAGGTCGACCCGGCTAAGCAGGAGCTGCGCGGCACCACCAAGAAGGTCAGCCGCATCCGCGAGATCACCGCGAAGACCACCCTGGATTCCCTGCACGCTGCAGCTCAGCTGACGCAGGTCCACGAGGTCGACATGACTCGCGTTGCAGAACTTCGCAAGGCCAACAAGCAGGCCTTCGCCGACAAGCACGGTGTGAACCTGACCTACCTGCCGTTCTTCGCGAAGGCAGCGGTCGAGGCTCTGATTTCCCACCCGAACGTCAACGCCTCCTACAACGCGGAAACCAAGGAGATGACCTACCACGAGCAGGTCAACCTGGGCATCGCTGTCGACACGGAAGCTGGCCTGCTGAGCCCGGTTATCCACAACGCGCAGGACATGTCCCTGCCGGAGCTCGCCCAGGCCATCGTTGACATCGCTGACCGCGCGCGCAACAAGAAGCTGAAGCCGAACGACCTGTCCGGCGGCACCTTCACCATCACCAACATCGGTTCCGAGGGCGCCCTGACTGACACCCCGATCCTGGTTCCGCCGCAGGCTGCCATGATCGGCACCGGTGCCATCGTGAAGCGCCCGGTGGTTCTGAGTGAGGACGAGGGCGAGGCCATCGCCATCCGCCAGATGGTCTTCCTGCCGATGACCTACGACCACCAGGTCATCGACGGCGCCGACGCTGGCCGCTTCATGTCCACGCTGCGTGACCGCCTGGAGAACTCGGACTTCACCGAGGACCTGGAGCTCTAG
- the lipB gene encoding lipoyl(octanoyl) transferase LipB, translating into MGFQQGSIRKANMGTTGTNDGATTPPANTSTPAVDIDIRDLGTVDYEDTWHLQADLAAQRAEEKIPDTILLLQHPPTYTAGKRTQDSDRPTNGLPVVDVDRGGRITWHGPGQLVAYPIIKLADPVDVVDYVRRLEQALIQTCEDLGLHGTGRVEGRSGVWLPAGVINGELKPARKIAAIGIRVTRGVTMHGVSLNCDNTMEYYDHIVPCGLADAGVTTLTEELGRDVSVSDAHSSLARNLVDALNGDLPVHS; encoded by the coding sequence ATGGGATTCCAGCAAGGCAGCATCCGCAAAGCAAACATGGGCACAACCGGCACTAACGACGGGGCAACCACCCCACCAGCCAACACCAGCACCCCAGCCGTAGACATCGACATCCGCGACCTGGGCACCGTGGACTACGAGGACACCTGGCACCTCCAGGCGGACCTCGCCGCCCAGCGCGCCGAAGAGAAAATCCCGGACACCATCCTCCTACTCCAGCATCCGCCGACGTACACTGCCGGCAAGCGCACCCAGGATTCCGACCGCCCCACCAACGGCCTGCCAGTCGTCGACGTCGACCGTGGAGGCCGCATCACCTGGCATGGACCCGGCCAGTTGGTCGCATACCCCATCATCAAGCTGGCCGACCCGGTGGACGTGGTCGATTATGTCCGCCGCCTGGAGCAGGCGCTTATCCAGACTTGTGAAGATCTTGGCCTGCACGGCACCGGCCGCGTAGAGGGGCGTTCGGGCGTGTGGCTGCCTGCGGGCGTCATTAATGGCGAGCTCAAGCCCGCACGTAAGATAGCCGCGATCGGCATCCGCGTGACGCGCGGCGTGACCATGCACGGAGTGTCCCTGAACTGCGACAACACCATGGAGTATTACGACCACATTGTGCCTTGTGGGCTGGCGGACGCGGGTGTCACGACGCTCACCGAGGAGCTGGGGCGCGATGTTAGTGTTTCTGACGCCCACTCGTCCCTCGCCCGCAACCTCGTTGACGCTTTGAACGGCGACTTGCCGGTGCATTCTTAG